Genomic segment of Strigops habroptila isolate Jane chromosome 12, bStrHab1.2.pri, whole genome shotgun sequence:
CCAGGGctgccagctcagcagcagtttAACACTTGGTTAGTCTCATTCCAGCCATGCCTACTCTGCTGGGCCATTAAACGAgcctcccctccttccctccctcctccaggcATGCGGGAAGCCCCACTCTGCCCCAGGAACCGCTCAAGTCCCATGGGAGCCCCAGCCCAGTCCCCTGCATTGGTGTTTAGATCCAAGACCATCTCGCATGACAAAGGTGAGGCATTTCAGAGACTGCTGTCTCAAGGGAAATTACAACCTCTAGTTATATACATGGGATATATTACTCAACATGCTGTATGCCTTCATtaccagtattttttaaatacatgttttgaaacttagaaatctttcctaataCAAATCCTGTAAAATCTGTTTCCTGTCTCCAGCTGGGTATGTGCTCACCTGTCATTTTGTACAGAAGAGGATGAAAAGTCTTCACTTTCaattataaaagtattttaccACTGAATTTTTCCAGTTATAGATACGTGCTTAAGGGACGGGGGCTGTtagagaaaagaatattttaatgaacCAATTCTCTGTTCTACTCAAAGTCCACTCACAACTTGGCCTGCCGCCCAACGTAAAAGCAATTAATATAAAACATGGTCATCTGTAGTAGCATAATAAAACTGAAccttttcagttcagttcagggggagggggaaagaaggagCTCTCCCTGACCCTACACACTGTAATCTCAAACCCAGTACAATTACCTGaatgaaaatagagaaagagaaaaataatcaacaaaatgtatccttaaaaaaagaaagaaaaaaggaaaatagttgTATGTATTGTAGTGTTCACAGTTACAGAACTGTCACCCTGGTTTGCTCCTCCTTTATCACAATTTCCCCCTTCCAGAAGGGACTGCAGGGAAAGGACATCACAAAGACCATTTACACAGAGATGTAAGTTATGCCTCACAGACAAGCAGTGTCTTCCTGGCATGAAACCATCCTGTGCCCAGCAAAAATCCAAGAGAGTTTTGAGTTGTTTACAGAGCTagtacttttttcccctgtggaaTGAAAAAGATCTTGGTGGCAAAAACACAGTATAGGAAATCagatctgcttttaaaaaaccttcTACAATAAAAAACTTTTGTTATAGATTAGCATTTATCAGCTTTGAGTTAATcttttagaagaagaaaagaaaaccaagtcaCTTTGGTGTTTACAAGAACAGGGAACTAATTTTCCTTTacacagctctgccactgcACTTCCGTTATCCTGTACCAAAGTGGGGCTAAAGGAGCTGTCGGAAAACCATAGGCTTAATACAACACAGGGACCAACAAGAAAGCTCTGTTTATTTGGGGTAGGGTGGGAGATGCATATAACGTGGATCTGTTTTCCAACCATCAATGTAAATTCTGTGCCTGCTTCCACCTGCTGGGAAAGCCTCATGATGTTGTACTGATCTGTGACTACTGATCATTCTGGCTCTATGCTGATGCTCATGTAGCAAGAACTCCCTTTGAGTCCCAGAAAGTGAGTTCTAAGGAATTAACAAAGAAGTAACAAGTCTAAAATTGTCCCTGTAACCCACCAGTTTCACTAGCAGATGAGAAAGAGCTGGGACAACTGTAGCTTCAGACGATTGATTCAGAGAGGGAGGAcagaaacccacaaaaacatGCTATTCATATCTGAATAGCACATTTGACTTTGGAAGAAGTTATTTCAATgctggctgaaaaaaaaaaaaaacaacaaaccaaccccaagaAAACtagaaattgtatttaaaaggtTTGCTCTCAACCAAAGGCATTACCAGACAGGTGCAGAGCAGCCAAAGGAACACAGAGAGCATCTTTAAGGGAACGAACAATTAGATCTCTCACCCCCAAATATGCTCTGATTCAGATTTTTGAGACTACAAAAGGATTTGTCATTTGCTGAGAGGGCTCCTCTTACATTCCAAAGGGAAAGCACTGGCTGTGAAACACCACTGTCACACTCGGGGCTGCGGATGCGTGCTGGTGAGGATACTTCCAGTGGTCCTGGCTGGAGAGTCACCAGAGCTAGAAGACTGACAGCTGCTGCAAAGGACACTCACacaaaaagctgaaaactgCAAGCTGTCATGTCCTCCTTACCATATTCCAGGCTTTGTGCCCTCTAGGAACTGAGCAGGGGAAGCTGCGATCCATTGCATCTGGGTGTAACTGCAGTTTAACCCAGACCTATTCCATTGCCATTTGACAAAGGTGATGCACCTAACACTTAAGCGCAGACCAGCACATCACTCCCTTCAGCTAGCCTGATCACAGCTTGTTTTAATGATCCAAGTGATATACAGGAATTCAACAGGCACATGCTCAGGTGCCCATGAGCCAGTAAACTTCAGGCTAAGTCAGTCTGGTAGCAAGTAAGTTTACAGTACAGTACATGAGAGTATACATTGACTAAGTTATTGCCTAAGGCTCCAGTGGGCTGCCTTCCCAGCTCGGGAGCCTGCAATGGCACAGGACTGTGTTGCCACCTTGGAATGTACAATTGCTTGGTCTGAGCATCACCAGGAACCTAAGCCCCGAGCCTAGCTCCACTGCCCAGGGCTGGCTGTGCCTCGGTGGGGCCTGGGTAAAGCCCATGAGCTAGGTCAAACCAGAAAGGATCCCTGATAACAGGCAGCACAGGACCTACCCAGAGCAGCTGAGATTCTTGCATGAACTGTACGTGGTGCTGACACGAAATGTTATAAACTGATGaaggttttgtttattaaatGAAAGTGCTCTCTGTTGCTCTGGTTCCACGGATCAGGACACCACCTACAGTTTGAAGAATCGTTACATATTTGTATTGTTTAAGTGAACAACagtctcctccttccctctttgtACCTCCTCTCTCTTCCCGTCCCCTTCCCACTCTTTCCTTTGCCCTTGCCCTGTGCTGCTTGCTGTTGTGTTAAATATGAGATCAGGCAAACCCCGAAGGCCAGtttacattttcatgttttgtttttgcagctCTCCATCACAGATGGAATTTTTGCTGGTCATTTCTTGGAACTAAGCCATTAGCAGGACAAACCGAAAGAAGAGAGGGCAGTGAAAACAAACCCCATGACAGAGATGGAGGCTAGAAGAATCAataaacaagaaacagaaatcagttttccaCCGGGGTGGGATTTGCTAAGGGCTGGCTCACAATGACTTGCACCACGTAGTCCTTTGGGATTTTCAGCTCCTCCAGTTTCATTTTGTCTGCCAGTGGCCTGCCTGAGAAGAACCAGCGCTGGCTGCTGGGCTCCACTCCCTCCACTGCATGCAGCCGCCTCTTCATGTGGTACACCGTGTCCATGCTGCGGACCATGAGTTTGAGGTCTTTGCCTGTGGACAGGCGCAAACGGAGCTGGCATTCGTGTCCTGAATTGGGTGGGGGATCAGGAATATCCAGAGTCTCCAGGTCACCCTTCTCCTCTATCATGTTGATAGGTGGGGCGAGGCAGTAGACGGGAAGCTGGTACCGGTTGCCCAGTTCATCGTAACACTCTGTAAGAGCACCTTTAGGAGAtaagaggggggaaaaacaaGAGTATGAATGCATTTCACATTTAACATTGGAGTGGTCATGCTTGGAAGCATTTGCCTTACTCTTGAACCATCTGAGTGAAGAGGTCTGAATTCAGGCTTTAAAGGATTGATACAAAAATCTcaacttttcattaaaaattgcTTCACTTTGCTTCCTTGTGGAAACTTGGGGTTGAGTTAAAAGCACACCCCCTCCCCAGATAAACCAGGATaaacttcaaaagcagcaggaaggaagagatgAGAGAAGACTACGTTCTCCCCATGTGTCATTTAAAAGAGGAATATTTCTCTAGGAGCACAGCCTGAGGTTCAGAGCCCAGCCTCTGAATAAGCAAAATGGCAAAGACCAAAGGCAAGAGACTACTGTGAAAGAAACGTTTTGTAACTTCTCAAGCATTCAAAGACTGCTGAAACGGTTTCATATAGGACCCATGTTTTAGTGAGCACTGCCAGAACAAACACGACCACCCAAGTCAGACAACTCTGTGGCTCCGTTTGCAGCACGGTGTCACCACCACAGCAACGACACCCAGCACGTACTTTATAGTTGCACAGCATCTCTAACTCCCATATTCAAAGCCCTGAAGTTTCAAGAGTGATTTGTATTTCCCCAGATTCCCGAGAACTTCCTTGGGATAATCTGGGTGTTCATGTTAGAGATGACTGGGCAGTGGCGTGCTGCCTTCCACACGGCATTCCTTCTTACTGAAAGGGTACAACATGCACGAACAGCTCGAGAGTTATAGCACTTACTGAGCTAACAAATGCAAGATGACTTTTTCCACAGTACGAGACACACTTTATAAAGATATTTATAACCTAGATAGATGGATATGCCCTGCAaaaacagcagcacatttttcatgttttaaagagTTAGAGAAGGCTgaaagcagagccctgctgcagaCAGCACAGCTCACCTCTTGCAGCGAGACAGGAAATCGAGATGCTGAGAAAGCTGCATCCTAAATCACAGTAGAAATCCCTTCTCACTGTGGTTAAAAACTCCCAGATATTCAACCCTCCAAGCAAATGCTGCTCCCCCGTTTTGAATTTACCTGCTAGAACAAACTTCCACATTTTTGCCCCTAGAGGGGGCACATTCCCTTGCAAGATTACCCATCCTTTTGTACTTGGAAATGTTTGAAGAGGAGCCAAGTCCTTCAGCTACAGAATAGGTAAAAACACTCTTTTGACTCGCCAGTTCTGCACACAGCACCCAACTGCTCCTTGTTAGAAACTAAGGGTGGCTTTTTGAGTTAGAGGTTTTTCATGCTGACAGGGAGCTGTCTTAAACTTGGCTGTTTGACCAGTACAATTACTGCAATATGAAATTCTAACTTGGGGATGTACTGTTGTCACTCAGCCCACTGACAGCAGCATCTTGTGctggaaatctttcttttagATAGAAACACCCCTTTTTTAAGGATAATTTGTGTGgatgaaaacacacagaggaaatTTTCGGCTAAAAAATCAATGGTTTAGGTGCAGCTGCTTTTGgaggcttttctgtttgtacagGTAGCACCAAGGCAGCTAAGCCCTGAGATTtattgagaaaacaaaacaaaaaaagaaatccagaaaaaaatatagttatATCCCTCACTGCAGTCCTGTATCATTTATGAATCCTAgagcaaaacagcttttatcAAAACTGTACCGGATCTATACCTTTCACTGTACTTTGTGTTATACAGACTAGAGCTTGAAGTTCCCATACTTCAGTTTTACTTTACAATGTTAATTTCATTCTGTACGCTTGATCTATTTACTAAATGTCACACTACTAAACTCTAGATCACATTCATAGAAACAAATAGATGTTGTTTACTGGTGAAGAAAAATCCAGACTTCAACAGCCTTTACAGTTAGCCAAAGCAACTgaacttgtatttttcttcaaaagcacaTATCTTAAAAGAATCCTCCTACTTCAGAATAATGTATCAAAGAGTTAATTTTAGATACTGTGTGGTAAGCTTCCTAAGGAATTTCTTCATCATTTACATCCTTGCCCAGCGGAACTAACATCAAGGTTAAAGCATATGCTATAAACACTGGATTGCTTAATCATAATCAGataagcaatattaaaaaaaatcctctgaaaCAGCACCTAACTTGGAGGTCTGTCTTAAAAAAACGAAAAAGAAGAACCATTTGCCAATAAAAACTGCGTAGTCCCATCCCAGGCTGAGAAACGGCTTAAAACAAACTGTTAATGTAACAACACATTACCATAAACCTCACCAGTAATCCCATTCTTCCACTCATGCTGGTAGAAACACCCCGAAGACTCTCAAGTCCTTTTGCCTACCATCCAATGGCTTTCAAGACTGGATATACTGATTAAAGCACAGAAGACCACTATTGTGAGCAGACGAGATTTTACAATGTACCACCTCCTTACCGGCACAGCGCCTATGGAAGGCCAAGCTGAAGCCCCAAAGAGAAGGTGAGATGTTGGTCCTCACCTTCTAAGAGATGTGGAGCTGTGCATGCACAGCCTGGTCCTTTTCAGCCAGCTAATTCCCACTGGGCTTTCTGAGGCT
This window contains:
- the UBTD2 gene encoding ubiquitin domain-containing protein 2 isoform X1, translating into MGGCVGSHHDSSGSLNENSDGTGVALGRNQPLKKEKPKWKSDYPMTDGQLRSKRDEFWDTAPAFEGRKEIWDALKAAAHAFESNDHELAQAIIDGANITLPHGALTECYDELGNRYQLPVYCLAPPINMIEEKGDLETLDIPDPPPNSGHECQLRLRLSTGKDLKLMVRSMDTVYHMKRRLHAVEGVEPSSQRWFFSGRPLADKMKLEELKIPKDYVVQVIVSQPLANPTPVEN
- the UBTD2 gene encoding ubiquitin domain-containing protein 2 isoform X2, with protein sequence MTDGQLRSKRDEFWDTAPAFEGRKEIWDALKAAAHAFESNDHELAQAIIDGANITLPHGALTECYDELGNRYQLPVYCLAPPINMIEEKGDLETLDIPDPPPNSGHECQLRLRLSTGKDLKLMVRSMDTVYHMKRRLHAVEGVEPSSQRWFFSGRPLADKMKLEELKIPKDYVVQVIVSQPLANPTPVEN